One region of Corvus moneduloides isolate bCorMon1 chromosome 1, bCorMon1.pri, whole genome shotgun sequence genomic DNA includes:
- the SYBU gene encoding syntabulin isoform X3, whose translation MSAAGSKRSSFSRNRGPYGRNNGSLSYKSGASPPASHGKETLSTLCKNHLSPANIHQSYRASSASSSNSGSYKGSDSSPVMRRSGRYNSCGDNHSIKPQNPEQYLTPLQQKEVAVRHLKTKLKESESKLKERETEIEELKAQLGRMREDWIEEECNRVEAELALKEARSEIKQLKQVIESMKNSLAEKDKKIQKYFIDINIQNKKLESLLQSMEMAQSHSVRDEQCLEYTSDSKGKLLALCATMPDSPIPEDQGLEEVADSELLLSEDRANGTDSPGESLTTTTSELSDPAPFSAAVNREMLEIILDGKLTYCQEEEKSNNMTAEQAIQTDVVPYSLDVEQLIQNIFRAQDTCPLSPPSSLKELSEFSLGSFSDSGIIVDLTPSDPNSAILLSPMESPCRRVEHSINENRFMKELDFTETHDDEAFEYVNTGIKRRYWSSSLLGDLLAVAAPVVPTIVWALSTQRGGTDPIYNIGALLRGCCLVALHSLRRTPFNIKT comes from the exons ATGTCGGCTGCTGGAAGCAAGAGATCTTCTTTTTCTCGCAA TCGTGGCCCTTATGGTCGGAATAATGGATCCTTATCCTACAAGTCTGGAGCCAGTCCACCTGcttcccatggaaaggaaactTTGTCAACACTGTGCAAAAACCATCTGAGTCCTGCTAACATCCATCAGAGTTACAGGGCTtcttcagccagcagcagcaactcAGGCTCATACAAAGGAAGTGACAGCAGTCCAGTGATGAG gcGATCAGGGAGATACAATTCTTGTGGTGACAATCACAGCATTAAGCCACAAAATCCAGAGCAGTACTTGActcctctgcagcagaaagAAGTGGCAGTACGGCATTTGAAAACCAAGCTGAAGGAATCTGAGAGCAAACTTAAAGAAAG GGAAACAGAAATAGAAGAGCTTAAAGCTCAGCTGGGACGGATGAGGGAAGACTGGATTGAAGAAGAGTGCAATCGtgtggaggcagagctggcctTAAAGGAAGCAAGAAGCGAAATTAAACAACTCAAGCAGGTTATTGAAAGTATGAAAAACAGCTTGgctgagaaagacaaaaaaattcagaaatatttcatagaCATAAACATTCAAAACAAGAAACTGGAATCCTTGCTGCAGAGCATGGAGATGGCTCAGAGCCACTCTGTGAGGGATGAGCAGTGCCTGGAATACACGAGCGATTCAAAGGGGAAGCTGTTAGCATTGTGTGCCACCATGCCAGACAGCCCCATCCCAGAGGACCAAGGTCTGGAGGAGGTGGCTGACAGTGAGCTGCTTCTTAGTGAGGACAGAGCTAACGGGACTGACTCACCTGGAGAGAGTTTGACCACCACAACCTCTGAGTTGAGTGATCCAGCTCCCTTCAGTGCTGCTGTAAATAGAGAGATGCTTGAAATCATTCTGGATGGAAAACTAACTTATTgccaggaggaagagaaaagcaacaaCATGACAGCAGAACAGGCCATCCAGACTGACGTGGTGCCATATAGCTTAGATGTGGAGCAACTCATTCAAAACATCTTCAGGGCTCAAGACACCTGTCCTCTAAGCCCACCTTCTTCTTTGAAGGAATTGAGTGAATTTTCTCTTGGAAGCTTCAGTGATTCTGGTATCATAGTGGACTTAACTCCAAGTGATCCTAATTCTGCCATCCTTTTGTCTCCTATGGAGTCTCCATGCAGGAGGGTGGAGCACAGCATTAATGAAAACCGTTTCATGAAAGAACTTGATTTTACAGAAACTCATGATGATGAAGCCTTTGAGTATGTCAATACAGGAATAAAGAGGAGATACTGGAGCAGCAGTCTCCTCGGGGATCTTCTGGCTGTAGCAGCCCCTGTTGTACCAACTATTGTGTGGGCTTTGAGTACTCAGAGAGGAGGAACAGATCCTATTTACAATATTGGAGCATTGCTTCGTGGTTGCTGCCTGGTGGCCCTGCACTCCTTACGCCGGACACCCTTCAATATCAAAACCTAA